Genomic window (Capricornis sumatraensis isolate serow.1 chromosome 16, serow.2, whole genome shotgun sequence):
aataattttttttaaagtgaatatatgtataacagattcattttgctgtatacctgaaactaaaacaacagtgtaaatcaactatactccagtaaaaaaatttttaaaattgtattgaatGCATATACATGACTATAGTTATCTCTACTAAATCATAGTTTTTTAGTTTTGGTTTATCACTTCAACTGGTAAAGATGATTTTAAATCTTCATGCCATTATTCATTTGATTAATGACTTTTTTGTTACTCTGTACTTTTGACAAACTGTGTTAGATGaatgtactattttaaaaatgtgtatcacTGAAAAATTTGTGGTtattcagagttttaaaaattaatttatactcTTCAGCTTTAGTGAAATATTGACAATGTAACATatttaagtttaaggtatacaatgtgaTTAGTAGGTAAcatgtatttcaaaataattgcCATGATAAGATTATCTCCATCTTCTTACACAGAgaggtatttttgttgtttttgttttttaattacaagCATAATAGCTAAGTAATTAAGAGCAGAGATAATAGAGACAGAAGGCTGAATTTTAACCCTGGCTCTGCCATTAGTCCTAGTCATGTGACTTACACACGTTATTAGCTCTCTCACTGCTTCATTCTCCTCGTTTATAAGATGGGAGTATTATTAGTTACTCACAGTTATTGAGAGAATTAAACTTGTTTCCACACGTAAAGTGGTTACAGTagtgactggcacatagtaaatgctacCTAATTTATATCTAGAATAATTTGCTTCAGTATCTCTAATTACATTTCTGATCTCATGAAAACTAGATTTATTCTAAGGTAAGAATAAATTCAGCTGCAATACAACATTCTGGCTCTGCTTTGAACTGCCTGTGTCTTCTTTGGCTATATAATCTCATTATGtgtatcagtttcctcatccataaaatatgGAAGCTAAGCTCAATTGTATCTTTGATCTTTTCTAATCAAAATTTTGATTCCTTGAAGGTATTTTTAAcactccctggagaagaaaacaaagcatTCTTTTTGAAATCAGATTTCAAAGTATTTAGTATGTCAACatcatttggatttttaaaaaactgaagtacagCTGCCTATAGAAACATGTGCAAATTTTAAGTATTCAGGTAGACATACCCAAATGGCACAGACACCCaagtcaagaaatagaacattaccACCACTGAAAAAGCTTTCCTTCTTACCTGTTTCCATATAACCCCATCCATGGTTTTACCTATTCTTCAACCTGATAGAAATGGAATATAATATGCAtttttatgactggcttcttttgCACGATATCCTGGTGTGAGATTTAGTCATGCTACTGTTTCTTAGCAGTGGctgattcattttttattatggtaTTACACTCACTGAATAACTTTTACTTTACATGTTATAGCACTGAAGAACATTTGAGATCATTCTAGATTATGGCTATAAAACTGCTATGAAAGTTCTGGTACATAtcttctgttttacacatgaatgaaattcacacacacacacacacacacacacacacacacacacacatctgctggtctggaattgctgagtcataggaTATGCATATATTCAAATTTAGTAGATGTGACCTTCCAGGCATCACACATCCTTCTTAACAGCATTGTAGTTAAAAAATTTTAGCCCTTCAGATGTAATtttatctaattattttaatgtgaattcttctgaggactgaggctgaagtttTACATATGTTAACTGACCATTTGATAAGCCTCCTTTATGAAAAGCTAATTCAAATATACTGCCTTTAAAATAAATTGGTGTGATGGTTTTTTTGATATGTCACCTGTCTACAGTCCCCAGTTGTTCAATTAGGCACTAATGtattgctgtgaaggtattttgtagatATTATTAAAGTCTATTATCAGTTTGCTTTAAGTAATGGAGATTATCCTAGATAACCCATGTGAACTTGAGTCAATTAAGTCAAAGGCCTCAAAGGTAAGTCTTTTTTGAGAGAATACAAAATTCTGCCTGTGAATGgcaaatttcatatattactGTGAGTTTCTGCCCTTCTTCCTGGCCTGCCTTAAAAATTTCGTACTTGCTTAGATTTCCTGTTCCCCATATTTATGTAAGCCAATCTGTTATAATAAACAATATATCttactggttttgttttgttggttcaAACATGACTCATATAACTATgatgtctttttcttattgatcgtaggagttctttatatattttggatatgagCTCTTTGTTGGTATTATGCATTATAAATATCTTCTTTCACTCTATAGTTTGccttttcagtattttaatgGTGTTTTGGATGAAAAAGTTTCAGTCTTATCCTTAATGGTTAGTGCTTTTTATGTCTATGTAAAAAAATCTCTTCCCATCCCAAAGTCACAAGCCCATTCCCTGTATTATCTTCTAgaagcatttctttttcactttccatattCATATATACAGTTCACttggaattgatttttgtgtatggtgtgagctAAGAGTCATTTTACTAATTCCATAAAATCATTCAATTGACTCAGTACCATTTAATAAAAAGACAAGTACTTTTTCCCTGCTATGCAGTACCATCTTTGCCAAAAATCAAGCATTCAAATATGAGTCTGTTTTTAGACTGTATTTTATTCCACTGATGTAAAACATCTGGTGCAAAAAGCATATTGCAATCAGAAAGAAGAATGTAAATTAAATTACTAATTTTAGAATTAAGGAAGTTATTGATGTTAACCCAGTCCAAAGTATGACAAAGGGAATGGGTACTTGAGGCAGAAATAGTACAGAAAATCACTAGAGGTGAGAAAGGATTGAGAGAGATCAGGGCTTTGGATCGTTCACTCACGTGAATGCTGAATCACCAAAGCAAAGACTTTTCCAATAAAGGAagacagttggagaaggcaatggcaccccactccagtactcttgcctggagaatcccttggacagaggagcctggtaggctgcagtccatgaggttgctaagagtcggacacgactgagagacttcactttcacttttcactttcatgcattggagaaggaaatggcaacccactccagtattcttgcctggagaatcccagggacagaggagcctgttgggtgccgcctatggggtcacacagagtcagacacgactgacgtgacttagcagcagcagcagcagtgaactaGATATCAAAGTCATCTTCAGGGGAAAATGACTTGAAAGGTCAGGAGTTGGTACCTTTGAATGGCTTGGGTCTCATGGAAGAGTTTTTACTGAAAGTTTTGCTGGAGAGTTTTGGATATGCTAACAGAGAGCAAGACACCATCCATAACTGTCAACTCTGGGTACACTGACTATGAGATTAAAAATGCCCTAGCAAACAGCAGAGTAGGAAAAAATGAATAGATGCTCACTGAACTATAattcatgggctttccaggtggcactagtggtaaacaaccagcctgccaacacaggagacacagagatgcgggatcgatccctgggttgggaatatcccctggaataggaaatgacaacccactccagtatttttgcttggagaatctctgTGGATAGagatcctgtggatagaggatcctggcaggctacagcctacgGGGTTGCAGATTCAGATACGAAGTGACTTAGCCCTGAGAACTATAATTCAGTATTAACAAGGGGTTCACttgaaatgtttaatatttaaaacagttttaaaaaatgtttgaatgACTGAACATACAAAGTTTTGTTAGTATTAGATTTTCTAAGTATAACTGCAATAATAAGAAGTAtagaaataaacaacaaaacagcatggtactggcacagaaacagacagatcaactgaacagaacagagagccgaGAAATAAACCGACCCACTATGGTTAATTAACCTATGACAATTaaccttttctccttttcaatggaggaaagacagtctcctcaatattggtgctgggacaactggactgctaagtgtaaaagaaaaaatcagaataGTCTCTAACACagtgtacaaaaataaactcaaaatggattaaagatctaaatatgaCTGGAAATcataaactcctagaagaaaacataagtgtAACACTCTTTGACAGAAATaatagcaatatatttttttagatttgtctcctaaagcaaaggaaataagataaaaaataaataaaatccagttaaacttaaaagcttttgtacagcaaaggaaaccatcaacaaaacaaaaagacaacctcatgaataggagaaaatacttgtaaatTATATGACcaattgttgttcttgttcagttgcacagttatgtctgactctttgtgataaggggttaatatctaaaatatgtaaacagctcagataactcaatagcaaaaaataaaagataaccctattaaaaaaaaaaaacaaaacaggcaaaagacctaaatagacatttctccaaagaaatacagatggctaacaggcacacgaaaagatgcttaatatcactaatttttagagaaatgcaaatcaaaaccacagtgaggtatcataaCAGTCAAAAGTATTATCATtacaaagtctacaaataataaattccggagagggtgtggagaaaaggaactctCCTATACTGTagcaatgtaaattggtgcagtcactatggaaaaggGCATGATGCTTCCTCAATGAACTAAAAATAAGACTActgtatgacccaacaattccactccttgtCATATATacgatgaaaatgaaaacactaatttaaaaatctatgtgcacctcaatgttcatagcagcattatgtACAATAGCCAGGTTATGGAAGAAATGCAAGagctcatcaacagatgaatggataaagatgtggtacacacacacacacacacacacacacacacagaggaatattattcagtcataaaaaagaatgagattctgccatttgcaataacatggacaaacttagagaatattatgcttagtgaatgaggtagacagagaagaaaaacactaTTGTTATCACTTTcttgcagaatctaaaaaaataagacatatgaagaggtgaagtcgctcagttgcgtccgactctgcgaccccgtggactgtagcctaccaggctcctccgtccatgggattctccaggcaagaatactggagtgggttgccatttccttgtccaggggatcttcccgacccagggattgaacccaggtatcccgcattggaggcagacgctttaccatctgagccaccagggaagaaagtatataacaaaacagaaatggactcacagtATAGAAAACAagccagtggttaccagtgagaaGTGGGAAGGGGGAACAGGCAAGATAGAGGTACAGAATTATACAACCTACTATGTAAaatacagataagcaacaagcatATATTGTATAGTAAAGGAAAATATAGCCATTAGcttttaataactttaaatgaagtataatctataaaaatattaaatcactgtgAGGTATACTGGAAactaatatgatattgtaaatcaactatacttcaataaaaacaaagcaatgaACAAAAAAGTATGgatatatataatttcaatatctctttaaaaacatggctaaaaatatttaaattttccagTATTTCTTATACAAAGGCCCCTACTTTGATTATatgttagaaaaatatttgtttctcagattatatatacaatatatattttttcttttatcagagaatgagaatataattttcatatatttttatatttatgctaTTGGGAAACTATATTTCTTAATGCTTTTCCTGATCATCTCAGACAtatgttttcttaatatttattacatAGCTTTAGTCCCATAGCTTTAGTATGGGACTAGGAGTCATAGATATTTGGATGAAAATACTACTTTTGCTATTTATTGATAATAGCTCTTGACTTTtggcaattctatttccttctttgcaaaatgaggttttaaaaaatatgtatttgttagGATTGctgtgaggtttaaatgagataatacatataaAGCACTTATTACTATAATTGGCAAAGAGTAGAAATTCACAAGTTAactatcataatttatttatcaaaatttcctttaaaatatcaaATCTACATGATGTATTCTTTTTTTGGAAGCAGTGTGAAAACTAAAGTTACACTGTGAAGTGGCtggataaaaagaaaagcaaaaccttTTGtgagagaaataatatttaaaaatctagttTAAAACTAGAGTCTTGGCATTTAGCTTCCCATCTGCTAACATGGCCTGTGTCCATTCAGTTTAAGAAAAGTTTGGGTGCTTaataagtgccaggcactgttaaaATCTGGGGATATGGTAAAGAAGTCAAAAAAATTCCCTTGTTCTTAAAATCTCATGGTCTAATTGAAGAAAGGTGTAAATATTAAACTAACTCTCACTTTATATCTTAATATTTATTCATACCTTTGGGAAAAGAAAGAGTtgcctttctgatttttttctcaaatctTATGTATTTCTGACTAGTCATCTGATTTCTACTAGTAGAAAAATGTATGGGCCTATAGTCCATTCCTTTAGAGGAAAGTAGCTTCATGAAGAGTCAACCAGGCCTACTAAGGGCAATGGCATAACACAGAGAacgaattttcaaaaatatttaaaggaattctatatttttttccttcgtATGAAACCTTCCATACATAGCCTATTAAAACAGAGCTGCCCCTCTTTTGGAAAGATAATGAGAGGGTTAGGCACACCTATTGTTAGCTAATAACAattaaatttaacaaatattttaaagaagaataaagaaaagtatTATAATCACATTTATTCACCTGTTTAGaataatttaaacaaatattttccacTGTGCTTACTTTGACAGAAATTTTGACTGTAACACTGCAGTAATAACAGAATGATATGGGATAAGAATCAAACCACATTTCTTGTCTTCCCTCTTTTAAACTAACAAGTCATGGGGAAAAACAGAAGttagcaaaagtttttaattttagttatgcAAAGGTTGGGTCATTTGCTTAAAAGTGTTAGCTACTAGACAGACGGGTACAATATTATGGGTGATGTTATTTCTATAAGGCTGTTATTGTTCAATTTTAATATCTTGTAAGGTACATTATCAAACCACAATAAGAAAAAGTTCACATTTTacctataaaaatatataaatttattcttaCCAGCAGCCTTTTCATTTTGACCCAGAATATTATGCTGTCTTTTCCACAAGGGAACCAGTTCTTCTCTAGTAGTTTTAAGAGTCACAGAGGGATGACTTTCTTCATATgttggacatctttgggggcaaTATAATGTCCCATCTTGTGGGGCAACAGTTTGCCTGCCATGtgaatgatttatttttgttaacGTTTGGCACTCTGAAGAACAATATGGTAGAGTTGGCATCACAGTGACTAAGTCAGAACAGACATGAGGGAGTGGAAGACTACTTTCTTGATTCCACTGATTTAACTTGTATTCTGTTGGAAGCATATGTTTTGAATTAAAGTAGTTACATGTACTGATGTTTTGAGAATTATCAGGCATTACAGATTGACACTGAGATGCCTGTATATTTTTACAACTTCTAATATTTAATTGAGATGTAGGAGGAGGATGAGGTACAATTAATTTACCCTGAGCTTGTGCAAATGTGTTGGCTTTGCTCGCAGACTGTGGTCGAATAACAGTGCCTTTTCTGTTCATACATACAAAGCCTGACTGGACTTTAGCGGATCTTGTTCTTCTAATGACTTTCGCTTCACTCCTTTGTGGACTACTTTTCTGAGTTTTGGAACCACCACTCTTTACAGGGGATATACTTTCCTCCTCTGTGGAGTCTGGCCAGGCTTGTTTAGCAGTGTTATAACCTGAAGATATAAAACAGTTCAAAGGCACATGGTCTATTCCAGATCCTCCTAAAGCAGTGACATTTTCAGAGATAAAATCGTCCTTGGGCTCTTTTTTATTAGCAGAATCCACAGCAGAAGCAGGAATACTAGGCATGTTGCTGGCAGCACCACTTTTAGCTCGAATGTGGAATGGTTGAGACCACTGTTGAGGTACTCTTTTTCTACTCTTCAGCAAATGACTATCTTCAGCATTTTTCCATGTATTGCCAGTTTCATCAAACCATCTcagttttttaatagtttttggaCTTTCTGcacttttccctttttcttttgttaattcaATACTATCTCTGATATCTGCTGCTTTTTGATTTCCTAACTTAAAGCCTTGGCTTGTAACCAGTGCCTTAAAATAATCATGCTCGTATTtagattctttctttaaaatacttttaagaaaTCTCACACTATTCTTCTcacaaatattgtattttattttcttgtgctgaCTGACTAAGTCACAATTAGAAATTATATTAGAGAATGATTTTGATGCTTcaggtattttctgttttttatcttttgaatCAGAGTTGTGAAGTATACAGGCGACTtgaaaattatctgaaaataaagaCAACTCTTCCTcattacaattaaaatattttgtcttttcatctttaatGTCTTTTATTTCCCCTAACTTATCAGAACACTGCACTGGGTCAATTTCCTTTATGTGTATACTGCTCTTTGGTAAAGGCCTAGCTGATTGTGTATTCAATGGCAAAACTAAAGGTGTTGCCAAAGGTACAAATGAAGTAGGAACTGAAGTAGTTCTATTTTCTTGAGTCATTTCAGAATATTTCTCTTGGTCTGAAATTATTGTGATTTCCTGTGTTAGAGAATCTGGAGTGGCCCAGGCTTTGCTGAATTTAAATTTTGGGCTCTCAGTAACTAATGGTTTCTCCCTTATGAATGTTCCAGAAGAGGAGTCAGTTGTCCTTATAACACTAGTTTCAGATgcgtttttgctttttttatctTGTACAAATATGGATGGACTATGTAGAACGGCTACTGAATTATTAGCAGTGTTTACGGCTCTTTCCACGGTTCTACTCAGAGCAGATGGATTTTGTTCTTTACTATCAAAACATTTACTGGAATCAGGGAGAACATCAGGTTTactaaaaatatttgagaaaatatttggatcATCTATATTTATAAGCCAATTATTTATGTGTTGAGTTTTAGAGAATGACATTTTATCTTCATCAAAGCAGCTTAGGTTAGTTGATGGCAGATTTGCTGATTTGAGGGAAACAGAATTCTGCTGCTGGACTGATGTGGAAGGCTCCTTATTAagtgttaaatatatttcttcacaTTCCCCAGCCTCAAGACTGTCTACACTTGAGAGGGTTTCAGAATTTATTATCTGATTAACTTCATCAcgaaatttctgaaagaaataaaaagaacattGTTTTATAGTTTAGAAATTTTAAGTGTCAACAAAAATGATTCAATATACCACCATTACTTGGCACATAAAAGAGAGTAATATGACTACAGACAGTATAGGTATATAAATAATCCATATCCCTGGAGAAGTCCTCACAGTGAAAAAGAGGGAGCCAACAAAGACAATAAAACGTATTTGCCTTAGCTTCTTCACCTTAAAGTAACTACTCAATGATCCTAGCCATTAGTTATagcttagaaaataatttttgctaTTGCTGTTCCATTCAGAGAATAGAGTTTCCTGAAGGTTTCATAATAGCATGTGAAATTCTGAAAAGTAGTTATTTAcaaagggtattttttttttcatgagactTGGACTGGACTTGAATGAGGCTCTTAAAAGCCCTATGACTCTAATATGACTTTCCTGTTGGTAAGGCTATACCTTCTTATAAAAGTTAATCTCATGGTCTATAAAAATGTAAGATGTTTATGAAAACATGCCTGGATCCTGCTGATTTAATACTTAGATGGAGTGTATGCACTGGTggtggtattattatttttaaattccccAGGGAATTCTAATGTGGATTTAGGACTGAGAACTATTGATTTTAATGGCTCATTTTGGGGGATTTAGCACAATAATAATTTCCATGAATTCTTTACAGTAAGAGTCTCATCATTACTTCAATGGAATCTAATGGAAATTAtcagtttttaataaaatttcatgATCACTTcaaagtattgttgttgttcagtcgctaagtcatgtccaactctttgccaccccatgaaccgcagcatgccaggcctccctgtccatcaccaactcccggagtttgcttgaactcatgtccatttgagtcagtaatgccatccaaccatcttgttctctgttgtccccttctccttctgcctttaatctttcccagcatcaggttcttttctaatgagtcagttcttcgcatcaggtgcccaaagtattggagcttcatcttcagcaccagtccttccaaagaacatactgggttgatttccttaaggattgactggtttgatctccttgcagtccaagggactcaagaatcttctccagcaccacagtttgaaagcatcacttcttcggggctcagccttctttgtaatCCAAATCTCatatcatacatgactactggagaaaccataggtttgattatatggacctttgtcagcaaagtgatgcctttgctttttaatacattatgtagctttgtcatagctattccaaggttgttgttgttgttcagttgctcagttgttccaactctgtaactccatggactgcaccatgccaggctgctctgtccttcgccatctcctggcacttgctcaaactcatgttcattgagtcagtgatgccatccaaccatct
Coding sequences:
- the CEP126 gene encoding centrosomal protein of 126 kDa codes for the protein MLTRRPGARSAVPGLDAESSDTHVKAPLSPRLSGGRHRPGAYLDMKIHFEKNLEEERQILLQQQKICRNRARKYFVESNRRKKAFEEKRKEQEEREHQIREQILQQRKQKVEEVTEKFQRAHIPFSQRKRTVLQRPVLPLEDALKQIQESNLKSEVNLPSSHRPIINWRAIDNDLPSSLSKNDHKHQKYLISKINCGQEMENSKANLTTNKDAFQLKPEETQKLLEDQHLSSLQKFRDEVNQIINSETLSSVDSLEAGECEEIYLTLNKEPSTSVQQQNSVSLKSANLPSTNLSCFDEDKMSFSKTQHINNWLINIDDPNIFSNIFSKPDVLPDSSKCFDSKEQNPSALSRTVERAVNTANNSVAVLHSPSIFVQDKKSKNASETSVIRTTDSSSGTFIREKPLVTESPKFKFSKAWATPDSLTQEITIISDQEKYSEMTQENRTTSVPTSFVPLATPLVLPLNTQSARPLPKSSIHIKEIDPVQCSDKLGEIKDIKDEKTKYFNCNEEELSLFSDNFQVACILHNSDSKDKKQKIPEASKSFSNIISNCDLVSQHKKIKYNICEKNSVRFLKSILKKESKYEHDYFKALVTSQGFKLGNQKAADIRDSIELTKEKGKSAESPKTIKKLRWFDETGNTWKNAEDSHLLKSRKRVPQQWSQPFHIRAKSGAASNMPSIPASAVDSANKKEPKDDFISENVTALGGSGIDHVPLNCFISSGYNTAKQAWPDSTEEESISPVKSGGSKTQKSSPQRSEAKVIRRTRSAKVQSGFVCMNRKGTVIRPQSASKANTFAQAQGKLIVPHPPPTSQLNIRSCKNIQASQCQSVMPDNSQNISTCNYFNSKHMLPTEYKLNQWNQESSLPLPHVCSDLVTVMPTLPYCSSECQTLTKINHSHGRQTVAPQDGTLYCPQRCPTYEESHPSVTLKTTREELVPLWKRQHNILGQNEKAADSSVTRRKRSVKNKHKSLLEQKRQNPGSVGQKYSEQMNNFGQNIQLSSSEPKQTTRGTSNIEEVSGSTSEFLMAENLVKASMPEDEILTVMNSKQLQQTNLDLNKMQQFNICALSAEEQKILQSLNHLNERLYYIQETICKNPSIKSTLQIIPLLDSMLHKSTTVSSVLPKASTECCLSVCLLWLRRLSPVVGAQAPLVAERRLQSTLAQLSCQLRSWFPDHDHTHSPVGSQPPGHLGSP